In the genome of Anabaena cylindrica PCC 7122, the window AAATTTTCGCGGTTGAAAAAATAAGGTTTGTGGCTAAAGGTACTCGCTACCCACTGCCATGACATATTATTACTTGCTGGGTCGCCATCAAGCAAGTGTTGCAAAAACCATTTTGCACCTGCTTGCCATTGAATATGTCGCCAATGAATCACATAAGCTGCTAACCACATTCTAATATGGTTGTGCAGATAACCAGTTTCTCGCAATTCTCGGCTAAAGCTATCAATACAAACTAGTCCTGTTGTACCTTCCGTAATGTCTGAGGGTAACTCTGCTGCATAGTTTGCTAGTTTGTATCCAGTTTTGTATTCTTCTTGATCCTGCCAAATACCATTCCCCAGCTTTACATATAACCTTTGCCAATAGTCACGCCAACCTAACTCGGTAATTAATTTAGTCGCTTCATCTAAATTCTGGACATGATCAAGGATATAATCTCGAATTTCTCGCAAACTCAAAACGCCATAACGAATGTAAGGAGATAGTTTAGTAACATCACCTGTTAGAAAATTACGTGTTTTTCCGTAAGCATCTGGATTGACTTTATGTAATACTTGTTCGGCTGCTTTTCTTCCTCCTACAGTAATACTAATGTGATCATCTCGTTCTGTAGCTGT includes:
- a CDS encoding FAD-binding domain-containing protein produces the protein MLRDFTNREELIAYLREQFPTATERDDHISITVGGRKAAEQVLHKVNPDAYGKTRNFLTGDVTKLSPYIRYGVLSLREIRDYILDHVQNLDEATKLITELGWRDYWQRLYVKLGNGIWQDQEEYKTGYKLANYAAELPSDITEGTTGLVCIDSFSRELRETGYLHNHIRMWLAAYVIHWRHIQWQAGAKWFLQHLLDGDPASNNMSWQWVASTFSHKPYFFNRENLERYTKSVYCRQCPLYGSCDFEGSYEELEPRLFPDGEFNKKPNSQSWQKGKKRG